Proteins from a genomic interval of Corythoichthys intestinalis isolate RoL2023-P3 chromosome 3, ASM3026506v1, whole genome shotgun sequence:
- the f2r gene encoding proteinase-activated receptor 1, with product MLFNCNNNFKMLQGNTAAGQASFWLLVVFSLHSLALCSRNASRFSPRTFSGHSEDRMDPSIFDGSGSGFQPEPVRRQRGSHRHPLRHYFISEEANRSLRSFLTTVFVPTVYTLVFIIGVPLNFVAAVMFVYPIRPRKPAVIYMLNLACADLLFGLLLPFKIAYHYHGNNWTYGPVMCRVVTASFYSNMYCSVLLMACIATDRLLAVVYPMNSLTWRSRRMAWAACASMWLLAVAGVAPLLASDQTAYLPRLDITTCHDVQDFKELKSFYHYFFLIYCSVFFFIPLVVTVVSYARIIRALAASNVENRSKKTRAMVMTAVMLVMFVVCFTPANIILMVHYVAVIHKSGDSSYRAYLLAMCAGSLSCCLDPLLYYFGSSQCRKRVLALFGCRRLYQMASGSRTQSTRTSVWSDDSKSCKLEVVQNAAAGPYCKLHT from the exons ATGCTCTTTAACTGCAACAATAACTTCAAAATGCTTCAGGGCAATACAGCTGCAGGGCAAGCGTCATTTTGGCTATTGGTTGTATTTTCACTTCACAGCTTGGCACTCTGCAgccgcaatg CCTCCAGGTTTTCTCCGCGGACCTTTTCTGGCCATTCCGAGGACCGCATGGACCCATCAATATTCGATGGCTCCGGCTCCGGGTTCCAGCCTGAACCGGTGAGGAGACAACGCGGATCACACAGACATCCTCTCAGGCACTACTTTATCTCAGAAGAGGCCAATCGCTCCCTGCGTAGTTTCCTGACCACTGTCTTTGTCCCCACTGTCTACACTCTGGTCTTTATCATCGGTGTACCCCTCAACTTTGTTGCTGCGGTAATGTTTGTGTACCCCATCCGTCCGAGAAAGCCCGCTGTCATCTACATGTTGAACCTGGCATGTGCTGACCTGCTCTTCGGCCTGCTGCTTCCCTTCAAGATAGCCTACCATTACCACGGCAACAACTGGACCTACGGCCCGGTCATGTGCAGGGTTGTGACCGCATCCTTCTACAGCAATATGTACTGCTCGGTCCTACTCATGGCGTGTATCGCTACCGACCGCCTCCTGGCCGTGGTCTACCCTATGAACTCGCTGACGTGGCGCAGTCGTCGTATGGCGTGGGCCGCATGCGCTTCCATGTGGTTGCTGGCTGTCGCTGGAGTGGCTCCTCTCTTGGCCTCGGATCAGACCGCCTACTTGCCTCGCCTGGATATCACAACCTGCCACGATGTGCAAGATTTCAAAGAACTGAAATCCTTTTATCATTACTTCTTCCTTATCTACTGCTCAGTCTTCTTCTTCATCCCTCTTGTGGTCACGGTGGTAAGCTATGCGCGTATCATCCGGGCCTTGGCGGCTTCCAACGTGGAGAACCGTTCCAAAAAGACACGGGCAATGGTGATGACTGCGGTCATGCTGGTCATGTTTGTGGTGTGCTTCACCCCCGCTAACATCATTCTAATGGTCCACTACGTTGCGGTCATTCACAAATCTGGCGACTCCTCCTACCGGGCCTACCTGCTAGCTATGTGCGCAGGGAGCCTCAGCTGCTGCCTGGACCCACTCCTCTACTACTTCGGCTCGTCCCAGTGCAGGAAACGGGTGTTAGCTCTGTTCGGATGCCGGCGCCTGTATCAGATGGCGAGTGGCTCACGCACGCAGAGCACCAGAACCAGTGTGTGGAGCGACGACAGTAAGTCGTGCAAATTGGAGGTGGTTCAAAATGCAGCAGCAGGGCCATACTGTAAGTTGCATACTTAG